The Spea bombifrons isolate aSpeBom1 chromosome 4, aSpeBom1.2.pri, whole genome shotgun sequence genome segment AAATACCGGCCATTGCATGGccagtatttttaatataccgaTACCGGCAGGGTGCTCTTAATACTGGCTGTGCCGGTGAAATACTGGCCAGGTGGCGACCCTAGCGATATTATGCATTATAACTTTAACATTATTTATACCTTTTCAGGCCTGTAACTGCCAAATATTATTCCAGTTTTAAAACCCAGCTGAGGCTGGCGTGGGCTCTCCTCATCCTCCTGCGCCTTAATTCAAACTCTGCCCAGAAATAAGTTTTTAATCGTGTGAAACGTTACCttattttttcagggaatgcttaacgTTCATGTGATACAAAGACATGCAGGCTGTTgctataaaaactgaaaaaagccTAAGTGATTAAatattcagaggaaagaataaaataacagatctgAGGTTTCTTTGTTTCAACTGATAGAATTAGAGCGCAATTCATGTTTAAGTGGAACAGAAATATTTCATTCAGAAATATTTCAAGTTGTTTAAGTAATTTTGGTAACTCCTGTGATTGACGTTACATCCTGGTGGGCCGATTGTTCCTGGAGATTACTGGATGAATATTTTCAAGTTGTCATataagagaataataataataatagcaacgataataataacaatagcaacaataatagtaattataataacagtcataataatagtagtaataatatatagtagtaataataacaataatagtaataataccaacaataataacaatgatagtaataataataaaaatagtaacaataatagtaatattaataatagtaataaaatatagtaatagtaacaataatagtaacaaaaacaataatagtaataataataacaatactaacaataatagtgataataatattaataataatagtaagaacaacaataacaacaataatagtaataataacaatagtaatactaataatagtaGTTATAACATATAgtataatagcaataataataataacagtaataataatagtaaaaataatagtaataataacaaaaataataacagtaataataataacaatagtagttataataacaataaaaacagttataataataacagtaataaaaatagttgttattattattatcttttatttatataacgccaacagtttacgcagcgcttcatacaatacatatactcaaggggtctgacaagacgagaaatgacagactaagacaaatattaatagtaataataataatggtaataataatatatttcagaACTGATTCTATGCTGTCCTGTACTTTCTCTTTCTTGCAGGGTGGACCCCGTACCCCATGATGCCCCCAAACCCCCAGGATACACTCGATTCGTCTGTATTTCGGACACTCATTCCAGAACCGACCTCATCCAAATGCCGTACGGCGATGTTTTAATTCACGCCGGAGACTTCACCGAGCTGGGACTCCCGAGCGAGGTCAAGAAGTTTAATGACTGGCTTGGTGAGTGTAACACGGAGGGTCCCGAATACTCAACAACGCAGCAGCTGCTGAACGACCCCCGATAGGAGGCAGAAGAAATTTGGTGAAAATATAAtcgcttaaaaaaataaaaataataataataagaattaattataataattcattattttccGATCGCTGACTCGTTTTTTCCTTTTCGTTTCAGGAAGTCTCCCCTACGAGTATAAAATCGTCATCGCGGGAAATCACGAACTGACCTTCGACCACGAATTCATGGCCGACTTAATCAAACAGGACTTCTATTACTTTCCTTCGGTTTCGAAACTGAAACCGGAAAATTACGAAAATGTCCAATCCCTCCTAACAAACTGTATCTATCTCCAAGATTCCGAGGTCACCGTCCGAGGATTCCGGATTTACGGATCTCCATGGTAAgctctgcgtaaattgttggcgctatataaataaaagataataaaaattatggataataataaaatataataataataattcaaaaagataataatagtaatactactactactaataaaatatagtaataaaatataataataataataaacgttaataataatattaataataatacaagataataatataataataacaacaataataataaaatataataataatttaaaaagataataatagtaatactactactaataataaaatatagtaataaaatataataataaacgttaataataatattaataataatacaagataataatataataataacaacaataataataaaatataataataatttaaaaagataataatagtaatactactactactaataaaatatagtaataaaatataataataataaacattaataataatattaataataatacaagataataatataataataacaacaataataataaaatataataataatttaaaaagataataatagtaatactactactaataataaaatatagtaataaaatataataataaacgtcattattaataataataataaaagataataatataataataacaacaacaataataataaaatataataataataataataacaataataaaatataataataataataatagtacgcCAAACGTAGTAAAACCAACATCATTTAATGAGGACACCCAAGAATATGTCGTTTCTGTAACAATACTGCGGGTACCGAGCGTCAGCGTGTCGGCTGCTGATGTTTCGTATAATGtattacttaataaaaatgttaaattcactTTCTTACGCCCGGCGCCCACCTGAGAAAATGTTTATTCATCGGACGGATGTTTCCGCAGGCTTCTGGGGGAGAATATCTCTTACTTGTTTATATGATGAGATGCGAAATTTATTATCACGTTGATATAAATGTGTCACTCGTACGAGGGAAATGATGCCGCGGGCTATGCGAGGAGCGAGTCACGGCATATAGGCAAATTCCGGACAACATATGAAACTTCAATATGTTTGTCTTTGTCCGCCCCGGgggaaatatagaatttgtcgCATTAATAATTCGTTGTTTGGctgctgatgttttttttttatgaattgttttacattttcagaatgTAAGAACGTTGTAGAGAAGTAGTCGACTAAAGCCCCCCCCCTAAAATTCAGAACATGAAAGCCAAATGCCCCTTaccctattctaaaacaatcAACACGTGGGGCACGTTACCCACCTgtgttaaagtattttattaaaataaagcagagaAGGAAAAGTTGGACCATTTGGTTTTGTTGGAGGTTTCGAGCTCCTAGGGGGCGGGGTTAGTGAGCTGAGCACTAATCAAGTTTCAGCTCTGTATTCTGTCAAACTGGGCAAAAGGCatactttaaccctttgctgaTCGTTTAAATCACATACTCACTCAGACGCTGTCACTTTCCCGGTGGCTCCTGTGACGCACAAAATCGCTCCCCGACTCTGCTGTTTGCTGcaattttattagttttattttaaatgatcttCTGTACGTTTCCCAGGTGTCCTCAGTGCATCCTAATGGGAACTTGGAAAGTTCACTCAGTCATCACTCAATGCACTCAGCTTGTCACTCTGTACACTCAACCTGTCACTCAGTGCACTAGACCTGTCACTCAAGGCACTCCGCCAGTCACTGAATGCACTCCGCCCATCACCCAATCCACTCGGCCCGTCACTCTGTGCACTCAACCTGGCACTCAATCCACTCGGCCCGTCACTCTGTGCACTCAACCTGGCACTCAATCCACTCGGCCCGTCACTCTGTGCACTCAACCTGGCACTCAATCCACTCGGCCCGTCACTCCATGCACTGGTGGCACCACGGACACTGGGGCTTCCAGCCGGGTAACCAGTACCATTTTAGCTGATATCTGTATTACCTTTTAATGCCCCCCCTACCCCATATTGTGCCGAAAGCCAAAATCTATTACAATGCGAGGTCGTGACATGTGGCCCCTGCCCATGCGTAGCCAAGGACCCCTGAGTGGGACTCCCCGGCACCAAGCTGAGTCTGGACtcgtatttctattttttattcttttctcctGACTCGGTCTCGTGCCACCTGGGGGGCTCAGCGGGGATTATCTCGGGATTATTATCACGGAACGCGGGCGACGATTTCCGAgaaccgaaaaaaaaaacaaacccggCTGAATTACTGGgggattttcatttgttttatctCTGTGTAgaatttcaggtttttttacTTCTCCCCGTGGAGCTTCTCTCCATTATATGATTTTTGTCTATTTATCCTGCCTGGCAGTAGATTGTCAGCTTTTCTACCAAGGGTCAGTGTTTGGGGTGGTATTCGGGTTCTTTGGGGGTAGATTCAGTTTGGGGAGGAATGGTGCAGCCGCTTTGGAGATGCCCTACTTCTTTGGTCCTGTTTGgccattgtactgcgctacggagtaagatggtgctatataactgcaaaaaaataataataggataGAAACagagaacctgccggcagatcggccccatccggcccccgtctagtcgccctaCCTGCAGGTGGTTTATCAATCTGTGGATGGATACTTCTGGATACTTTGTATCTATTTGGATCATTAGAAATATTCCAGGGAATGGTAAAGTTTGGGAAAGCTGCAGTTGCCCCGGGGGGCCAGCCCCGGACATGGAGTTTTTAGGCAGCATTCAGGGGGAATTTtcgaattcatttttttcccgtgggttcctctctttttttttttctttttttttttagacgttCTAATTTTCAACTAAATGAGACATCTGTTTCAGGGAAGAAAAATTTGCTATGGTTGCCATAGTAACTATGAATCTGTATGAAATTTATTCTAATGGTTACCTCGGTGGAGGCGATTCTCGGCACAAATCCCGAATAATCAGTTTTTTACCTCCATTTTATTATCTCGTAGGCGGCGAATATTCTATAAAGTGATCTGATGTTAATGTATAACGGGGCGGAATAACCACATAATGTCATAGAAGCAATCTATTAACGGTCAATCATacccctgtctgtctgtcatAATCTTAAGCACGGCAATGTTTTACCCCAGTCTTAGGGTCTTCttggggtaaatgggcagattctcaggattTTTAGcccagtctcagggttttggggtaaatgggcagattctcagtcAAAAGCCGATTCCAtactctcctctgatttaatgatatctgagcgtcccgattggtgcttttctccctgctttatcacagctggaatccctgcttgaatacaggtgactccattcagaATAGCTTTACCTCCTGACCAGTCCTGGTTTCCATAACGACCGTGAATCTCCATAAACGCGCACTAACGTCTTTCTGTCTATTTTCTGACGTGTAACTAAAGAATTGCCCCCTCCGCAGGCAGCCCTGGTTCTACGGCTGGGGCTTTAACCTTCCCCGGGGTCAGGCCCTGCTGGACAAGTGGAACCTCATCCCCGAAGGCACGGACGTTCTCGTCACCCACGGGCCGCCATTAGGTAAGGAATCGGAGCTATAAATGAGTCGGGTGTTTAGAGCGCGAGGATCCGGGGTTCCGGAACGTTCTATTCTTCTCTGGCAGCTGCTCCTGAGACGGATGATAAATTTGGACGCGTAGAGAATGAGCTCCGAGCGGCTAATTACGGCTCCATTCACTGCACGCTAATGATACGAGGGAAACGATCCCGCGCAGGCACGGCGGGGGTTTATCCTATCGCTAAAAGCGACCCTATCAGTGCTGGAGGGATCTGCAGCCCCAAAAGGATCTGACACGGGGGGAACGTGCTTTGTATGGGTTTTAGAAGAACGGACTTTTACGTCTCttggtcgttggtctcgtcttagattcaggagccgtttgtctatcccatgcatgtttaatcccctcactgtattaccctctaccactgctgctgggaggctgttccatccatctaccaccctcccagtaaagtcgattccatctcagcctctgcccTGATGAGGTCATTCTGTTGCCGGGGTAAATTGTAACGCATTCTGTGCACTTTAAGGATTTTTAGACTGGGTCCCGAAGAAGCTGCAGAGAGTGGGATGCGTGGAGTTACTGAACACCGTCCAGAGGCGGATACAGCCGCGGCTTCACGTGTTCGGTCACATACATGAAGGTAAGGAACCCACATACATGTCCGCCGGCTCCAAACCAAGAACCGGTTACAGTTGTCCCGATTTCCGTGGCAGGGTCTGACGCGCATGGGCTGGGCGAGCAAAGGGAGGCCTTAACGTCCCTGTTAGTAAAGTATCATCGGATTACCCAATTACCCGAATAACTGATTTAAAGGTAACTCATTATGAAAAGGGTCCCAGAAGCCGTGAGTTTGAGCGCTTACTCATCGTGCCCAGCCCCCACTCACTCGCGCTGAGTTTTGATGCAAGTCGTGGTTTAGCTGGGATGCAGGGAAACCCTCGCCAGGCTGTCCCCAAGGGCCGATACTCAGGATCTTGACGCCTGCGACCCAGTGGCTCGAGTGCAAACCTCACCTCGCTGTGCCTGGGGTAGTTGCTGCCGCTCTTGCACCGTGGAAGGTAGAACCCTGATAACTAGAACCAGGTCGGCCGCCCAATGGGATTTGATTAAAATTAACCCCCGAGTGCCGCGAAACCAAATCTGCTGAGCGATAGGTTCTCCTCTGGTGGCGTTTCTCCGGTGATACATTGTTTCTGATTCCAGGATACGGCGTCATGGCTGACGGGACCACCACGTATGTGAATTCCTCGGTATGTACTGTGAACTACCAGCCTGTGAACCCCCCGATAGTCATCGATTTGCCAACCCCAAGAAACACGTGATTTCAACGAACGACGTTATTTGCTCTCAGCGGGACTACGGAAGACTTTATCGCCGAATCGGCGGCCGGCGTTACGCGGTATAATAACATCGCGCCATCGCCTGCACGTTTCCAGAAGTACTTACCAATCACCAGGATAACAGgatttttatggggggggggctgtcccGGATTATTCATGATCTGGTTattctgagaaaaaaagaaaa includes the following:
- the MPPED1 gene encoding metallophosphoesterase domain-containing protein 1, whose product is MAFTHSHMMASRRHPQSRLIIEVDEYSANPTQAFTFYNINQGRFQPPHVQMVDPVPHDAPKPPGYTRFVCISDTHSRTDLIQMPYGDVLIHAGDFTELGLPSEVKKFNDWLGSLPYEYKIVIAGNHELTFDHEFMADLIKQDFYYFPSVSKLKPENYENVQSLLTNCIYLQDSEVTVRGFRIYGSPWQPWFYGWGFNLPRGQALLDKWNLIPEGTDVLVTHGPPLGFLDWVPKKLQRVGCVELLNTVQRRIQPRLHVFGHIHEGYGVMADGTTTYVNSSVCTVNYQPVNPPIVIDLPTPRNT